In Caballeronia insecticola, the following are encoded in one genomic region:
- a CDS encoding DUF485 domain-containing protein → MQQSDIDQMEASATYRKLVASRRRFRLTMTALMTLIYYGFILLVALAPHMLARPFFRGGVISTGIVVGIGIVIGSVAMTGFYVLRANRTFDPAMSSLLVSAGRGD, encoded by the coding sequence ATGCAACAATCGGACATCGATCAGATGGAAGCCAGTGCGACGTACAGGAAGCTCGTGGCATCGCGTCGCCGGTTCAGACTGACCATGACGGCGCTGATGACGCTGATCTACTACGGCTTCATTCTGCTGGTCGCTCTCGCGCCGCATATGCTTGCGCGCCCGTTTTTCAGGGGCGGAGTCATCAGCACTGGAATCGTCGTGGGCATCGGCATCGTCATCGGCTCGGTGGCCATGACGGGATTTTATGTGCTGCGTGCGAATCGTACGTTCGATCCCGCAATGAGCTCGCTGCTTGTTTCTGCCGGACGGGGAGACTGA
- a CDS encoding DUF4148 domain-containing protein: MLKSITATLVFASAAIAPTLAHADEASGLTRAEVKAELVQLEQAGYNPSSDHATYPSNILAAQERLRTQREEAGATAVGGVSGDTSSSGRAITPSPLNVSRP; the protein is encoded by the coding sequence ATGCTTAAATCGATCACTGCTACTCTTGTTTTCGCTTCTGCCGCAATTGCCCCCACGCTTGCGCATGCCGATGAAGCCAGTGGATTGACTCGTGCCGAAGTAAAGGCGGAGTTGGTCCAGTTGGAGCAAGCCGGTTACAACCCATCGAGCGATCATGCGACGTACCCGAGCAATATTCTTGCGGCGCAGGAGCGGTTGAGAACGCAGCGGGAAGAGGCGGGCGCGACTGCCGTAGGTGGCGTAAGCGGTGATACTTCCAGTTCGGGACGAGCGATTACCCCCAGTCCACTTAACGTCAGCCGCCCTTGA
- a CDS encoding DUF1330 domain-containing protein, with amino-acid sequence MAAYVLVDVEITNQEAYEKYREVAYPVINAFGGKYLVRGGATEVIEGDWSFDRLIIVEFESVERARQWYYSPEYRPAIDVIEKYARRKLAIVEGVAE; translated from the coding sequence ATGGCGGCCTACGTGCTTGTCGATGTCGAAATTACCAATCAGGAAGCCTATGAGAAATATCGGGAAGTCGCCTATCCGGTGATCAATGCATTTGGCGGGAAGTACCTGGTGCGCGGTGGCGCGACCGAGGTCATCGAAGGTGACTGGAGTTTCGACCGGCTGATCATCGTCGAGTTCGAATCGGTGGAGCGTGCGCGCCAGTGGTATTACTCGCCCGAATATCGGCCGGCCATCGATGTGATCGAGAAATACGCCAGACGCAAGCTCGCGATCGTCGAAGGCGTGGCGGAGTGA
- a CDS encoding amidase — protein sequence MSTLLKPTMVSSSELHYITAEEAVHRFKDGSLSPVDLMQSVIERCEAVNPSVNAITNRFYEQALGQAKDAEKRYRSGQVVRPLEGIPLAVKELHPIKDVTTTWGSRIFEGVPADRTLPAVQRLLDAGAIMHIRTTTPEFAHCGHCHSPLYGVTRNPWNQDFSSGGSSGGAGVTVAAGMTTLAEGDDGGGSIRMPASMNGIVGYKPSFGRVPGFLLDTMFESIIHIGPMTRSVDDAALMLNVMSGQHPEDITSLRDEVKIPKASVQRSMKGVRVAFSPDLGYFEIDKEVADNTRIAVEKMADAGAIVETVEIGWSDLVYDAWVTHWEGLLATLAHHHIPEWQYKMDPFVRKLIHKGLAHSAIRVKQTEMVRTNMWKRLSPILARNDVLVTPTLAVPAIKAEHRNDDADFTINGKRVDAFLNWALTYPFNLLSQCPVFSLPSGFSSSGVPTGVQIIGRPFDDVSIFAVAREFEAIAPWSSRHPAL from the coding sequence ATGTCCACACTTCTGAAGCCCACGATGGTATCGAGTTCCGAACTTCACTACATCACCGCGGAGGAAGCCGTCCATCGTTTCAAGGATGGCAGCCTTTCTCCCGTGGATCTCATGCAGTCCGTCATCGAGCGCTGCGAGGCGGTGAACCCGAGCGTCAACGCAATCACGAACCGGTTCTACGAGCAGGCGCTCGGGCAGGCGAAAGATGCGGAGAAGCGCTATCGGTCGGGACAGGTGGTGCGGCCGCTCGAGGGCATTCCGCTTGCCGTCAAGGAGCTGCATCCGATCAAGGATGTGACCACTACGTGGGGTTCACGCATTTTCGAAGGCGTGCCTGCCGATCGGACTCTGCCTGCGGTGCAACGCCTGCTCGACGCGGGCGCGATCATGCATATCCGGACCACCACGCCCGAATTCGCGCATTGCGGGCATTGCCATAGCCCTCTGTATGGCGTCACGCGCAATCCGTGGAATCAGGACTTCAGCAGTGGCGGATCGTCAGGCGGCGCCGGCGTGACCGTGGCAGCCGGCATGACGACACTCGCGGAAGGCGACGATGGCGGCGGCTCGATTCGCATGCCTGCTTCGATGAACGGCATTGTCGGGTACAAGCCCTCGTTCGGACGCGTCCCCGGCTTCCTGCTCGACACCATGTTCGAATCCATCATCCACATCGGGCCGATGACGCGCTCGGTCGACGATGCCGCGCTGATGCTCAATGTGATGTCCGGACAACACCCCGAGGACATCACGAGTTTGCGCGACGAGGTCAAGATTCCGAAGGCGTCCGTTCAGCGTTCGATGAAGGGCGTTCGCGTGGCGTTTTCGCCTGACCTCGGTTACTTCGAAATCGACAAGGAAGTCGCGGACAACACGCGTATCGCCGTGGAAAAAATGGCCGACGCCGGTGCAATCGTCGAAACGGTCGAAATCGGCTGGAGCGACCTCGTGTACGACGCTTGGGTCACGCACTGGGAGGGTTTGCTGGCAACGCTCGCCCATCATCATATTCCGGAATGGCAATACAAAATGGACCCGTTCGTGCGCAAGCTCATTCACAAAGGGCTGGCGCATAGCGCGATTCGCGTCAAGCAGACGGAAATGGTCCGCACGAATATGTGGAAACGCCTCTCGCCCATTCTCGCGCGCAACGATGTGCTGGTCACGCCCACGCTTGCCGTTCCCGCGATCAAGGCTGAGCACCGGAACGACGATGCCGATTTCACGATCAATGGCAAGCGCGTCGACGCGTTCCTGAACTGGGCCCTCACTTATCCCTTCAATCTGCTGAGCCAGTGCCCGGTGTTTTCCTTGCCGTCGGGCTTTAGCAGTTCAGGTGTGCCCACCGGGGTGCAGATCATTGGCCGCCCCTTCGACGACGTATCGATCTTTGCCGTCGCGAGAGAGTTTGAGGCGATCGCACCGTGGTCATCGAGGCATCCGGCGCTTTGA
- a CDS encoding dihydrodipicolinate synthase family protein, whose product MSEQKFKGIIAYPITPFHPVEGGIDVGMLSQSIERLVGSGVHAIAPLGSTGESAYLSDDEWDRAAEASIKQVARRVPVVVGISDLTTRNAIRRAKFAEAQGADAVMVLPISYWKLSEQEIFEHYAAIGKAVGIPIMVYNNPATSGIDMSPLLISRLVKEIDAVTMVKESTGDIQRMHKLHQLSNGEIPFYNGSNPLALEAFVAGAAGWCTAAPNLIPTLTIDLYNAVATGELDRARRLFYRQLPVLEFILKGGLPTTIKAGLQLDGLDVGIPRAPLAPLAQEEREMLTKLLQEARR is encoded by the coding sequence ATGTCAGAGCAGAAATTCAAGGGAATCATCGCTTATCCGATCACGCCGTTCCATCCGGTGGAGGGCGGTATCGATGTCGGAATGCTGTCACAGTCGATCGAGAGACTGGTCGGAAGCGGCGTTCATGCGATCGCGCCGCTGGGCAGCACGGGGGAAAGCGCCTATCTGTCGGATGATGAATGGGACCGCGCGGCGGAAGCTTCCATCAAGCAGGTTGCGAGGCGCGTCCCTGTCGTTGTGGGTATCTCCGATCTGACCACACGCAACGCCATCCGTCGCGCGAAATTCGCGGAGGCCCAAGGCGCGGATGCCGTCATGGTTCTGCCGATTTCCTACTGGAAGCTGAGCGAGCAGGAGATCTTCGAACACTACGCGGCTATCGGCAAGGCTGTGGGTATTCCCATCATGGTCTACAACAACCCGGCGACCAGCGGCATCGACATGAGTCCGCTTCTGATTTCGCGCCTGGTGAAAGAGATCGACGCGGTGACGATGGTGAAGGAGAGCACCGGCGACATTCAGCGGATGCACAAGCTTCACCAACTCTCCAACGGAGAAATCCCGTTTTACAACGGTAGCAACCCGCTCGCGCTCGAGGCTTTCGTGGCCGGAGCGGCCGGCTGGTGCACGGCCGCCCCGAACCTGATTCCGACGCTCACGATCGATCTTTACAACGCGGTAGCGACCGGCGAACTGGATCGCGCGCGAAGGCTGTTTTACCGTCAACTTCCGGTGCTCGAATTTATTCTGAAGGGCGGATTGCCCACCACGATCAAGGCGGGTCTGCAACTCGACGGCCTCGACGTCGGAATACCTCGCGCGCCGCTCGCACCGCTTGCGCAAGAGGAAAGGGAGATGCTGACAAAGCTGTTGCAAGAAGCCCGGCGCTAA
- a CDS encoding GSU2403 family nucleotidyltransferase fold protein, which translates to MNGFPIYQRHDQAFNSQYANIEQACAAQPRVLVGAPGTIIEHKRGDAVYYARQFMNAEGKRQQESLGGPKGEPAAEEYVTAVRLQIDEAKDLIGRIRELAKLNFQVADNKTYSTMAVLYNHGLFQAGAVLVGSHAYAVLLNSLGIKALAYETEDIDIARARQLALRGIPSGGLLDILKETGIDFVPVPGFNRADPSTSFKQAGRTRFHVDLLVPSKDNTFPIVAVPELSAHASGLPYLAYLLAQSHMGTLISRHGAVPVRVPEPARFAIHKILVSRLRTNMLVKSQKDIQQACVLLAMLGEHRSGEIELACAELPRSARPMIRRALPEVSRALEAHADAFAELEEGLKG; encoded by the coding sequence ATGAATGGCTTTCCGATCTATCAGCGGCACGATCAGGCGTTCAACTCCCAATACGCGAACATCGAGCAGGCTTGCGCGGCGCAGCCGCGGGTGCTGGTGGGTGCGCCAGGAACGATCATCGAACACAAGCGTGGCGATGCCGTCTACTACGCCCGCCAGTTCATGAACGCCGAAGGCAAGCGGCAGCAGGAGAGCCTGGGCGGGCCCAAGGGCGAACCGGCGGCCGAGGAGTACGTCACAGCGGTGCGACTGCAGATCGATGAAGCAAAAGACCTGATCGGGCGCATCCGCGAGCTCGCGAAGCTCAATTTTCAGGTCGCCGACAACAAGACGTACTCGACCATGGCCGTCCTTTATAACCATGGACTCTTTCAGGCGGGTGCAGTGCTCGTGGGTTCACACGCGTATGCCGTGCTGCTCAACAGTCTCGGCATCAAGGCGCTGGCGTATGAGACCGAGGACATCGATATCGCCCGCGCTCGTCAGCTCGCACTGCGAGGCATACCCTCCGGAGGTCTGCTCGATATCCTGAAAGAGACGGGCATCGACTTCGTACCTGTGCCCGGGTTCAACCGAGCCGACCCGTCCACGTCGTTCAAGCAGGCAGGCCGAACGCGTTTTCACGTCGATCTGCTCGTGCCGTCGAAGGACAATACGTTTCCTATCGTCGCTGTGCCCGAACTCAGCGCACACGCAAGCGGCCTGCCTTATCTCGCTTACCTTCTTGCTCAGTCTCATATGGGAACGTTGATCTCAAGACACGGAGCCGTGCCGGTGCGGGTACCGGAACCCGCGCGCTTCGCGATCCACAAGATCCTCGTCTCGCGTTTGCGTACCAACATGCTGGTGAAGTCACAGAAGGACATCCAGCAGGCGTGCGTGTTGCTCGCGATGCTCGGTGAGCACAGGAGCGGCGAAATCGAACTCGCGTGCGCGGAGCTTCCCCGTTCTGCACGGCCGATGATTCGTCGGGCGCTTCCCGAGGTAAGCCGCGCGCTCGAAGCGCATGCCGACGCCTTTGCCGAGCTTGAGGAAGGGCTCAAAGGCTGA
- a CDS encoding LysR family transcriptional regulator, translating into MDRLDAMGMLVTAVDRGSLSAAARELKIPVSTLTRKVADLEEMLGTRLLIRTTRKLTLTDAGMSYVAAARRILDLVREQEHEATGEFATARGELVVTAPVQLGRLHVLPVINQFLERYPDITVRLLLSDRNIDLIDSHADLAVRIGELADSNMIATRVGSLRPIVCASPALLARHTAPREPDELVKYPCVVFNSPFLSPWRFRLPSTHKVYLLAVKPRLEVTSPDAAVSAAADGAGITYVFEHDADEALRNGQLEILLPQFEIDPVPVHLVHVSRNLMAVKLRHFIDFAAPRLRESLSRFGKQKRR; encoded by the coding sequence GTGGACCGACTAGACGCCATGGGAATGCTAGTGACTGCTGTGGACAGGGGAAGCCTGTCGGCAGCGGCTCGTGAGTTGAAGATTCCGGTCAGCACGCTCACGCGCAAGGTCGCCGACCTCGAGGAGATGCTCGGAACCCGGTTGCTCATACGCACCACGCGCAAGCTAACGCTGACCGACGCAGGCATGTCGTACGTCGCGGCCGCGCGGCGCATTCTCGATCTCGTGCGTGAACAGGAGCATGAAGCCACCGGTGAGTTCGCCACTGCCAGAGGCGAACTGGTCGTCACCGCACCCGTGCAACTAGGCCGCCTGCATGTCTTGCCAGTCATCAACCAGTTCCTGGAACGGTATCCGGACATTACCGTGCGGCTGCTTCTTTCCGACCGCAATATCGACCTCATCGATTCGCATGCCGATCTCGCCGTGCGCATTGGCGAACTGGCGGACAGCAACATGATCGCCACGCGCGTCGGGTCATTGCGCCCGATCGTGTGCGCGAGTCCAGCCCTTCTCGCAAGACACACGGCTCCGCGCGAGCCCGATGAACTCGTAAAGTATCCGTGCGTCGTCTTCAATAGCCCGTTCCTGTCGCCATGGCGCTTCCGGCTTCCATCGACTCATAAGGTCTACCTGCTGGCGGTGAAGCCCCGGCTCGAGGTCACGTCGCCCGATGCCGCTGTGAGCGCCGCAGCGGACGGCGCGGGCATCACCTATGTGTTCGAGCACGACGCCGACGAGGCGCTGCGCAACGGACAACTCGAAATCCTCCTGCCGCAATTCGAAATCGATCCTGTACCCGTCCATCTGGTGCATGTGTCCAGGAACCTGATGGCCGTGAAGCTGCGGCATTTCATCGACTTCGCCGCGCCGCGTCTCAGGGAGTCGCTCTCGCGATTCGGCAAGCAGAAAAGGCGCTGA
- a CDS encoding cation acetate symporter — MKHFRLLSLAPVILLTGPVHAAGISGLTSERSVLNPVAIGTFVLFVLVTLGITRWAARKTRTARDFYSAGNGLSGFQNGLALSGDFMSAASFLGISGMVFVFGFDGLIYSIGFLVGWPFVMFLLAEPLRNLGKFTFIDVVAYRFEQAPIRLLTASTSLIIVIFYMVGQMVGAGKLIQLLFGLPYWMAVSIVGALMVVYVFFGGMTATSWVQIIKAVLLLCGATFMSIIALAQFGFSPEAMFRRAVDVHPAALSIMGPGKMLKDPLNALSLGIALMFGTAGYPHILMRFFTVPNAKEARKSVFVATGFIGYFYLLTFIIGFSAIALLADHPEFFRTAANGSFNLTQDLMGGSNMAAVKLAQALGGNLFYGFIAAVTFATILAVVAGLTLSGAATISHDLYGCWLARGNSDEKREIRISRIAALVLSVVAIGLGVIFENSNVAFLTGLVASVAASANFPVLALSIFWRGMTTRGAVIGGALGLVSSVLLTILSKAVWVDVLHHSKALVALDNAALISVPLAFSGIWIFSLLDQSARARRERDAFALQVFNSETGIMAAQAVDH; from the coding sequence ATGAAGCACTTTCGTCTCTTATCGCTTGCACCGGTGATCCTCCTGACCGGACCGGTGCATGCCGCTGGAATCTCGGGATTGACCTCTGAGCGTTCCGTATTGAATCCGGTTGCAATCGGGACCTTCGTCCTGTTTGTACTCGTCACACTTGGCATAACGCGTTGGGCGGCCCGCAAAACGAGGACCGCCAGGGATTTCTATAGCGCAGGCAACGGTCTTTCCGGCTTTCAGAACGGGCTCGCGCTCTCCGGCGATTTCATGTCCGCGGCATCATTTCTGGGTATTTCAGGAATGGTGTTCGTGTTCGGTTTCGATGGCCTCATTTACTCCATCGGCTTTCTAGTAGGCTGGCCGTTTGTGATGTTCCTGCTTGCGGAGCCCTTGCGCAATCTCGGGAAATTCACCTTTATCGACGTGGTGGCTTATCGTTTCGAGCAGGCCCCGATTCGACTTTTGACCGCAAGCACGTCGCTCATCATCGTGATCTTTTACATGGTGGGGCAGATGGTGGGCGCGGGGAAGCTGATTCAGCTGCTTTTCGGCTTGCCGTACTGGATGGCCGTGAGTATCGTCGGCGCCTTGATGGTCGTCTATGTGTTCTTCGGGGGCATGACGGCTACGAGCTGGGTGCAGATCATCAAGGCCGTGTTGTTGCTGTGCGGTGCAACTTTCATGTCGATCATCGCACTCGCTCAGTTCGGTTTTAGTCCGGAGGCGATGTTTCGGCGAGCCGTCGACGTGCACCCGGCGGCGCTCAGCATCATGGGGCCGGGCAAAATGCTGAAGGATCCGCTGAACGCGCTGTCGCTGGGCATCGCGTTGATGTTCGGTACCGCGGGATATCCTCATATCCTCATGCGATTCTTCACTGTTCCGAACGCGAAGGAGGCACGCAAGTCCGTGTTCGTTGCAACGGGTTTCATCGGCTACTTCTACTTGCTGACCTTTATCATCGGGTTCTCTGCAATCGCTTTGCTGGCGGACCACCCGGAATTCTTCAGAACCGCGGCGAACGGCAGTTTCAATCTGACGCAGGATCTGATGGGCGGTTCGAATATGGCCGCCGTGAAACTCGCGCAGGCGCTGGGCGGAAATCTGTTCTACGGGTTCATTGCTGCGGTGACATTTGCGACGATTCTCGCCGTTGTGGCCGGACTGACACTCTCCGGCGCGGCTACGATCTCTCACGATCTTTACGGCTGCTGGCTGGCGCGAGGTAACAGCGATGAAAAGCGGGAAATTCGTATCTCGCGAATCGCCGCGCTGGTACTGAGCGTAGTCGCGATCGGACTCGGTGTGATCTTCGAGAATAGTAACGTCGCCTTTCTTACCGGTCTCGTGGCTTCAGTTGCGGCGAGCGCGAATTTCCCGGTGCTGGCCTTGTCGATTTTCTGGCGCGGCATGACGACCCGTGGCGCCGTCATCGGTGGCGCTTTGGGACTGGTGTCCTCGGTTCTATTGACGATTCTCTCGAAGGCGGTGTGGGTCGATGTGCTTCATCATTCGAAAGCCCTGGTCGCGCTGGATAATGCGGCACTGATTTCGGTTCCGCTGGCGTTCTCCGGCATCTGGATCTTCTCGCTATTGGATCAAAGTGCGCGAGCCCGGCGCGAGCGCGATGCGTTCGCACTGCAGGTCTTCAATTCGGAAACGGGGATCATGGCAGCGCAAGCTGTCGATCATTAG
- a CDS encoding nuclear transport factor 2 family protein yields MNAIVTPQTDATEQMTWSQAEALLAGYQKQWNTGDIDNYMQGFADDIVVEFADLPRIQGKTDLKAFILARLARQKGYQLKKTLRGVVGSTIICSWTASWTDSKTGKSMKGRGIEFIEIQKEKCVYWEATFNAWPEGEAPDSLFV; encoded by the coding sequence ATGAACGCTATTGTCACCCCGCAGACCGACGCGACCGAACAGATGACCTGGTCGCAGGCGGAAGCGCTGCTCGCCGGATACCAGAAACAATGGAACACCGGCGATATCGACAACTACATGCAGGGCTTCGCCGACGACATCGTCGTGGAATTCGCGGATCTGCCGCGCATCCAAGGCAAGACGGACCTCAAGGCCTTCATTCTCGCCCGACTGGCGCGCCAGAAGGGCTACCAACTCAAGAAGACGCTCCGTGGCGTCGTAGGGTCCACCATCATTTGCTCGTGGACGGCCTCGTGGACCGACAGCAAGACCGGCAAGTCGATGAAGGGGCGCGGCATCGAGTTCATCGAAATCCAGAAAGAGAAATGCGTTTACTGGGAGGCGACCTTCAATGCCTGGCCGGAAGGCGAGGCTCCCGACTCATTGTTCGTCTGA
- a CDS encoding aldolase, with protein MPETLHVAKAELVARALAQMNGELTEQQWSEKQKLALTCRILFDGGHDSGLAGQITARAPEAETFYTQPFGHGFDEITASNLLQVNQDLKTLDGKGMPNPANRFHTWIYRARPDVNCIIHTHPRFVSALSTLEVPLVVSHMDLCPLYDDCAFLERWPGIPVGNEEGEIISGALGQKRAILLAHHGMLVTGKTVEEACVLALLMERAARMQLTAMAAGDMKPIAPELGKEAHDWISTPKRDAVTFGYFARRALPHHEGCLQ; from the coding sequence ATGCCAGAAACATTGCATGTCGCGAAGGCCGAACTCGTAGCCCGCGCGCTCGCGCAAATGAACGGCGAGTTGACCGAACAGCAATGGAGTGAAAAGCAGAAATTGGCTCTGACCTGCCGGATCCTGTTCGATGGCGGGCATGATTCGGGACTCGCGGGCCAGATCACCGCGCGCGCGCCGGAAGCTGAGACCTTCTATACGCAGCCGTTCGGACACGGGTTCGATGAAATTACCGCGTCGAACCTGCTTCAAGTGAATCAGGATCTGAAGACCCTCGACGGAAAGGGAATGCCGAATCCGGCGAATCGATTTCATACGTGGATCTATCGCGCGCGACCGGACGTCAACTGCATCATTCACACGCATCCACGCTTTGTTTCGGCGTTATCGACGCTCGAAGTGCCGCTCGTCGTGTCGCACATGGATTTGTGCCCCCTTTACGACGATTGCGCCTTCCTCGAAAGGTGGCCCGGAATCCCGGTCGGCAACGAGGAGGGAGAGATCATTTCAGGGGCGCTCGGCCAGAAGCGAGCCATCCTGTTGGCTCATCACGGCATGCTCGTGACCGGCAAGACGGTCGAGGAAGCGTGTGTTCTCGCGTTGCTGATGGAACGCGCCGCGCGAATGCAACTGACGGCCATGGCCGCGGGCGACATGAAACCGATCGCGCCCGAACTGGGCAAAGAGGCGCACGACTGGATCTCGACGCCCAAGCGCGATGCGGTCACGTTCGGTTACTTCGCCCGCAGAGCGCTTCCGCATCACGAAGGGTGTCTGCAGTAA
- a CDS encoding N,N-dimethylformamidase beta subunit family domain-containing protein: MSTKIFGYANKISVRPGDAFDVFVSATGATTAQAQLVRLIHGDEHPSGPGFIEREVDCDANGEWDVHQQRTQIGSYLSVADSANKLDELQAFTLFAFVYPTLPATGDTQTILGRWDTTSRQGYRLEIGGNGKLAFRWSSSASSGEVQDHDALVAKTWYFVAVAVDPASGRVTLHRRNVVSRYNGLLSANAFADRAPARFEVRLNAPISTPDARFLIACADVSLPDDERWTAENFHGKIDRPGVLWYGAGEDALASLAKGQAPNATEKFIYWNTSAGYSVSGIGQMVVDTGPMGIHAHGQNYPVRGQTGWNWSGRHDSFHTGPEEYGGIEFHADAVIDCKWKVTRRITLPDGIKSGIYAFRLRIHDGKKMNEEYVVFFVRAKTPTAKLCLLVPTQSYLAYANEHLSLDAPGIQPMMGQPPIADDVDIEMYENPEFGYATYDVYADGGGVSYSSYLRPLFTMRPKYRMSSIGTPWQFPADLSIVAWLEQSGLDWELITDEDLHKEGLSALKRYKCVLTGSHPEYVSEQVLDAIEDYVGEGGRLMYLGGNGFYWSVTLDAANPAVMEVRKLDAGHRSWNARPGEHHLALNGRKGGLWKQLNRPPQKIFGIGSISEGWETGQGYTKMPDARDPSFAWVFDGIDTELFGDFGLAHSGSAGLEIDRYDLSKGTPPHTRILASSGEHSDNYVVFQDEIFYMQPGLTGTYDYRIRADMTYFDTKAGGAVFATGAISFGQALPINGFDNSISRLMSNVTRAFLKDELPSRFIDETLG; the protein is encoded by the coding sequence ATGTCTACCAAAATTTTTGGCTATGCGAACAAGATCTCGGTTCGCCCTGGCGACGCCTTCGACGTATTCGTGAGCGCGACGGGCGCGACCACCGCTCAGGCACAACTCGTTCGATTGATTCACGGTGACGAGCATCCGTCAGGACCGGGCTTTATCGAACGAGAAGTCGATTGCGATGCCAATGGCGAGTGGGACGTTCATCAGCAGCGGACGCAAATCGGCTCGTATCTGTCGGTCGCGGATTCAGCGAACAAGCTCGACGAACTTCAGGCATTCACCCTGTTTGCCTTCGTGTATCCGACGCTGCCCGCAACCGGCGACACACAGACAATATTGGGCCGGTGGGACACGACATCGAGGCAGGGATATCGTCTCGAGATCGGGGGAAACGGAAAGCTTGCGTTCCGGTGGAGTTCTTCAGCGTCCAGTGGCGAAGTTCAGGATCACGACGCGCTGGTCGCGAAAACCTGGTACTTCGTCGCCGTTGCAGTCGACCCCGCATCCGGACGCGTGACGCTGCATCGCCGAAACGTGGTGTCGCGCTACAACGGCCTCCTGAGCGCAAACGCCTTTGCCGACCGTGCACCCGCACGATTCGAAGTCAGGCTGAACGCGCCGATCAGCACCCCGGACGCGCGGTTCCTGATCGCCTGCGCCGACGTTTCCCTGCCGGACGACGAGCGCTGGACGGCTGAAAATTTCCACGGGAAGATCGATCGCCCCGGGGTTCTCTGGTATGGCGCGGGAGAAGATGCGCTCGCCAGCCTCGCCAAGGGACAAGCGCCCAACGCGACGGAAAAGTTCATCTACTGGAACACCTCCGCTGGCTATAGCGTTTCCGGCATTGGCCAGATGGTTGTCGATACAGGTCCAATGGGCATTCACGCTCATGGCCAGAACTATCCTGTACGTGGACAGACAGGATGGAACTGGAGCGGCCGGCACGACTCCTTTCATACCGGGCCTGAGGAATACGGCGGCATCGAATTCCACGCTGACGCGGTGATCGACTGCAAGTGGAAAGTGACGCGCCGAATCACGCTTCCCGACGGGATCAAGAGCGGCATCTACGCATTCCGCCTTCGTATCCACGATGGCAAGAAAATGAACGAGGAGTACGTCGTCTTCTTCGTGCGCGCCAAAACTCCGACCGCCAAGCTGTGCTTGCTGGTGCCGACACAAAGCTATCTCGCCTACGCGAACGAGCATCTGTCTCTGGATGCGCCCGGCATCCAGCCGATGATGGGCCAGCCGCCCATCGCCGATGACGTCGATATCGAGATGTACGAGAACCCGGAGTTCGGGTACGCGACATACGATGTCTATGCGGACGGAGGAGGCGTCAGTTACTCATCGTATCTGCGACCGCTCTTCACGATGCGGCCGAAATATCGCATGTCATCGATCGGAACGCCATGGCAGTTTCCCGCCGACCTTTCCATCGTGGCCTGGCTCGAACAAAGCGGACTCGACTGGGAACTCATCACCGACGAAGACTTGCATAAGGAAGGGTTGTCCGCACTGAAGCGCTACAAGTGCGTGTTGACCGGAAGCCATCCGGAGTACGTGTCGGAGCAGGTTCTCGACGCCATCGAGGACTATGTCGGCGAAGGCGGACGTCTGATGTATCTCGGCGGAAATGGCTTCTATTGGAGCGTCACGCTGGACGCCGCCAATCCCGCCGTGATGGAAGTTCGCAAACTCGATGCGGGGCATCGCTCATGGAATGCCCGCCCAGGCGAACATCATCTGGCGCTCAACGGCCGCAAGGGCGGCCTCTGGAAGCAACTCAACCGACCACCGCAAAAGATCTTCGGCATCGGAAGCATTTCCGAGGGATGGGAGACGGGGCAGGGGTACACGAAGATGCCGGATGCCAGAGACCCGTCTTTTGCGTGGGTTTTCGACGGTATCGATACGGAGTTGTTCGGCGACTTCGGTCTGGCGCACTCGGGTTCGGCCGGTCTGGAGATCGACCGGTACGACCTGAGCAAGGGCACGCCGCCTCATACGCGCATTCTGGCGTCGTCCGGCGAGCACAGTGACAACTATGTGGTCTTTCAGGACGAGATCTTCTATATGCAGCCAGGTCTCACCGGGACATACGACTATCGGATCCGCGCCGACATGACGTACTTCGATACGAAGGCGGGAGGCGCCGTATTTGCAACGGGCGCAATCTCATTCGGTCAGGCCTTGCCGATCAACGGCTTCGACAACAGCATCTCCCGTTTGATGTCGAACGTCACGCGGGCGTTCCTCAAGGATGAACTGCCCAGCAGGTTCATCGATGAAACGCTTGGCTGA